The Porphyromonadaceae bacterium W3.11 genome segment ACAAGACCAATTATAGTCACTACATTCAATTGAGAGAAGAGCGATACGAACAACAGCTCAGAGCGTATGAGAATCAACAAAAGATGATCAAGGAAACGGAGGACTTCATCGAACGTTTCCGCTACAAGGCGACAAAAGCTGTGCAGGTACAGAGCCGTATTAAGCAGTTGGACAAACTGGATCGCATAGAGGTAGAAGAACTTGATAGACGTGCCATTCACTTCCGCTTCCCGATGTCTGTACAGAGTGGAGAATATCCATTGATAATTAAGGACCTAAGTGTATCTTATGGCACGCACAATGTCTTGGACGATATAGACTTAGAGATAAAGCGTGGCGATAAAATCGCCCTCGTAGGGAAAAACGGCTCAGGAAAGACCACCTTTGTACGTGCTATTATGGGAGAGATCCCGTTTGAGGGTATGATAAAAGATGGTCACCAAGTGGAGATCTCATATTTTGCTCAGAATCAAGCAGCCTTGCTTAATCCTCAGAAAACTATTTATGAAACCGTAGATGAAGCTGCCGTAGGAGACATTCGCTTACAAATAAATAATATTCTTGGGGCCTTCATGTTTGGTGGCGAACTCTCCGAAAAGAAAATATCGGTACTCAGTGGTGGTGAGCGGAGCAGGCTCGCAATGATTCTACTCTTACTCTCACCCTCCAACTTTTTAATCCTAGACGAACCAACAAACCACCTCGACCTCAGCAGTAAAGCGGTGCTTAAGGAAGCGATACAAAATTATGACGGGACCGTACTGATAGTGAGTCATGACCGTGACTTCCTCGATGGATTGGTGGACAAAGTCTTTGAGTTTAAGGATAAGAAAGTAGTCAATCACCTCGGGGGTATGCAGGATTATATATGGAAACTTCAGACCCAGCAAGAGCAACCGATCAACAAAGAGACCACTGGTGCGGGGGAGCGGGTAGCTCCAGAAAAGACAGAAGGGCGAGAAAGCTACGAACAGCAAAAAGAACGCCAGCGGGAACATCGGAAGCTAGAACAAGCGGTCAAGAAGTCAGAAGAACTGATTGCCAGCCTAGAAGAAACGATCGCTAAGCTTGAGGAAAAACTAGCTGAAGGAACGACTGCAGAGTTATTAAATAAATATGAAAAGACCTCACAATCACTTGAGGACGAGATGGCTAACTGGGAAAAAGTTTCGGTAGAGCTCGAACAATTCCTTAATGATTAATTCTATTTGATTGATCTCAAACTTGAAATTTATCATAGATAGATACATTGTATTTCCCTTTTTTGATTACATTTGGCTATAGTAAAAATTAATCTGATAACCATTAACAACACATTTACAATGAAAAAATTATTCCTCGCCATACTCTCCATCATTATGGTTCAGGGTGCAATGGCTCAAATAGTCCCAGCTGAGGACCCAATTGGTACGCTCTACACGTACGAAGTCCAAGCTGCAGGTGTGAAGTTAGATCAAGAAATCAAACTTATTGAGAATAACGGAGATAGCTTCAAAGTAGAGATCAAACAAGATATGCCTAATAACCTCGGCGTACTAAACTACACATGCAACTACATC includes the following:
- a CDS encoding ATP-binding cassette domain-containing protein — its product is MLSLNNIGVHFGANVLFDNINIQVNPKERVALAGRNGAGKTTLLNIIAGLREPTHGTVSAPSDMNIGYLPQHLLTQDGRTVREEARRAYSKELELQKAVEKHSAELAERTDYESESYMELVQRVSNMTELLALYNPIQMEAEIEVTLKGLGFDPKDFDRQTSEFSGGWRMRIELAKILLGRPDLILLDEPTNHLDMESIIWLEGFLKKSSAAVIMVSHDRRFLDNITTRTVEISLGKAFDYKTNYSHYIQLREERYEQQLRAYENQQKMIKETEDFIERFRYKATKAVQVQSRIKQLDKLDRIEVEELDRRAIHFRFPMSVQSGEYPLIIKDLSVSYGTHNVLDDIDLEIKRGDKIALVGKNGSGKTTFVRAIMGEIPFEGMIKDGHQVEISYFAQNQAALLNPQKTIYETVDEAAVGDIRLQINNILGAFMFGGELSEKKISVLSGGERSRLAMILLLLSPSNFLILDEPTNHLDLSSKAVLKEAIQNYDGTVLIVSHDRDFLDGLVDKVFEFKDKKVVNHLGGMQDYIWKLQTQQEQPINKETTGAGERVAPEKTEGRESYEQQKERQREHRKLEQAVKKSEELIASLEETIAKLEEKLAEGTTAELLNKYEKTSQSLEDEMANWEKVSVELEQFLND